The nucleotide window TCCGCCGTGAAGTTGACAAATGCCTTGCGCCCGCCGGTGATGGCCTCTATGCCGATATCACTAAACGCTGTTACCAAAACGTCTTTTGTCGCGCTGCTGCCGTCCTCGGCGTCATATTCTACCGAGTCCTGCCCTGCCCTGTATAGCAACTCATATCCGAATATTTCTTTTTTAATATTAAATATTGGCTGACTTGCTACACACTCAAACACGTTTACCACTCACCATTCTTATCGGGACAATGCCGATTGTTCAGAAAAGCCTCTACTAGCGGATAATCTCTGTTATGCGTACACCGTAATTGTCATCAATGACGACGACCTCACCCTTGGCAATTTTCTTGCCGTTGACAATGACGTCAACAAGTTCTCCGGCCAGCTTATCCAAAACAATAATGGAACCAATGCCGAAATTCATAACGTCGCTGAGGCTCTTTTTTGATTTGCCAAGCTCAACGGTGACCTGCAGCGGAATGTCGTTGATGAGATCGTAGTTAATATGGCTGATGTCACCCATCGAAGCCATTCCCGGCTCGTCGAATGACTGATAGGCGGCCGGTTTAACTGACTGCACACGCTTCGGCTCTGGCGGCGGCGTCGCAGCAGGTTTCGGCGCGGCTGGTACCGGCTGCGCGGCGGGAGCGGGGGCTTTGTCCTGAACGGGGCTCGTATCTTCGCTTGGCATGAGTTCGTTGATCATTGATCGCGCCATCTCAACCGACATGATCTGCATCAGCTTGCTTTTGAGCAGCCCCTCAATCTCCATATCAAAGCTGATTTTAATAACGAGGGGCGTGCCGTCCAAAAACGAGGAGACGTCATCGTCAGGTGTGGCTCGCTCAATCTGTGGTGGCGCGATATTGATATAGCGGCCCATCATGTTGGCCATTGCCGTAGCCGACGAGCCGATCATCTGATTCATGACTTCGCTCATGGCGCTTAAATGAATTTCATTGAGGACAATTTTATCTCGGTCGACGCTACCTTCCCCGCCCATTAATAGGTCTGTGATAACAGCCGCGTCATAGTCCTTCAGGATTAAAAGATTTTTGCCGAACATGCCCTCCGTATACTCCACGCTGATGGCCAAAAACGGCCATTTAAATGCCGAGAGTACGTTTTCTGTTTTAAACAGGCCGACTTTGGGTGTGGTGATCGTCACCTTACGGCCTAACAGCGCGTGCATTGTCGTCGCGGAGTTCCCCATGCTGATATTACCGATTTCGCCCAGCGCATCAACCTCATCCGGCGTAAAATAGGCGGAAATATCCTCAGCCACGACGGCGTCTACCTCTTCAAGCGCCTGAAGGTCTTTTATATCCTCTTCCGAATAATCCTGCGTCATCGCCGTCGTTGTGCCGCTGACGAGGGCGTCTATCTCTTCCTGGGTCAAATCACTCATTCTCGTCGTCTCCTCTGATTTCATCAAGGATTTTCAGGGCTAGATTGTTTTTGAGCTTGCCGATTTCGGCGCGGTATTTCGGTACCTGCTGATATTTGATGATCAGCGGCTCGTTGAGGCGGTGCTGAAGCTGTATCACATCGCCCACATTGAGGCTCGTTATGTCCCGAACCGTTGCCTCCGTCGGGTTGAAGACGGCACTGACGACGATATCGGTGCTCCCGATGGTCTTGATGATGCCAAGCGGATCGGCATCGACTTTTTTTGTGACGTTGCCGGTATACATGTGCTGTGTGTTCAGCTTCTTTGTAAAAGGCTCGAGCGCCTGATGCGGCAGACAAAAACCGATGAGCCCGCTCTCGTTGCCGATTGTGACATTGAGCGTTACCATTAAAACAGGTTCGTTATTGTCGACGATCTGGGCAAACTGCATGCTTGTTTCAACTTTCTCCAGC belongs to Oscillospiraceae bacterium CM and includes:
- the fliY gene encoding flagellar motor switch phosphatase FliY, with the translated sequence MSDLTQEEIDALVSGTTTAMTQDYSEEDIKDLQALEEVDAVVAEDISAYFTPDEVDALGEIGNISMGNSATTMHALLGRKVTITTPKVGLFKTENVLSAFKWPFLAISVEYTEGMFGKNLLILKDYDAAVITDLLMGGEGSVDRDKIVLNEIHLSAMSEVMNQMIGSSATAMANMMGRYINIAPPQIERATPDDDVSSFLDGTPLVIKISFDMEIEGLLKSKLMQIMSVEMARSMINELMPSEDTSPVQDKAPAPAAQPVPAAPKPAATPPPEPKRVQSVKPAAYQSFDEPGMASMGDISHINYDLINDIPLQVTVELGKSKKSLSDVMNFGIGSIIVLDKLAGELVDVIVNGKKIAKGEVVVIDDNYGVRITEIIR